In the genome of Streptomyces sp. Tu 3180, the window GACCTTGTGGCCCTCGAGGTCGCCGGCGGCGACCACGAGCTTCTCCAGTTCGCCGGCGGTCAGCGCCTTCGCCGCCGGCTTGTCGGACCCGCCGCCCTTCGCCTTCGTGTCCCCGCCGTCCTGGTCGCCCCCGCCGCAGGCGGTGACCACCAGGGCGAGGGTGGCCGCGGAGGCGGTCAGGACGGTACGGCGCACGGCGGTGGTTCGCATGGTTCTCTCCGGTGTTCAGCGCCCTGCGCCCGGGAACGGCGCAGGATCACGAGAGCAAGACCGCCATGACCGGGTCAAGGTTGTACCGGGCACGGCCACGCCGCCGGCCGCCCCTCACACCTGCACGATCGGCTCCCTGGTGAACAGCGCGCCCAGTTCCGGGGCGTTCACCCGGCGGTCGGCCAGGCGCAGGCACTCCCAGACCGTGACCTGGTTGGCGGTGAGGACCGGCTTGCCCAGTTCCTTCTCCAGGGCCGGGATGTGGGCGACCGTGTGCAGGGCCGTGTCCGGCAGGAGCAGCGCCTGGGCGTCCGGGGTGTCGGCCGCGCGGGCCAGGGCGAACAGCTCGGCCTCGCCCCAGGTGCCGGCCTCCGTGACGGTCCCGGAGCTGCGCACCCGGGTCACCTCCGCCCCGCCGGCCCGCAGGAAGCCGGCGAAGAGCGCGGCCACGTCGTCCGGGTAGGTGGCCCCGACGGCGACCCGCCGCACCTCGATCTCCTGCAGCGCGTGCACGAAGGCGAAGGAGGTGGACGACGCGGGCAGGCCCGCCGCGAGGGCCAGGGAGCGCACCTGCTCGTGGGCGCCGTCCCAGCCGTGCGCGAAGCTGCCGCTGGTGCAGGCCCACACCACGGCCTCGGCACCCGAGAGCCGCAGGTCCCGCAGCCCGGCCGCCAGCCGCTCGGGCGAGCCGATCTCCCGCAGCGCGTCCACCCGGTGCGCGTCCTCGCCGACGTCGGTGTGCACCAGGTCCACCCGGATGTCGCTGCCCAGCAGCTGCTCGATGCGCGGATAGTCGTCCTCGGCGGAGTGGCCCGGGTAGAGGATTCCCAGTGCGGTCATGACCAGCCTTCCTGCTGCTTCTCTTCCTCCGGCAGTGCGCTGCCGGGCGTCCGGCCCGGCGGTGGGGTCCCGGAGCGCGCCGACACGTCGGTCGGCGCCCG includes:
- a CDS encoding decarboxylase, with protein sequence MTALGILYPGHSAEDDYPRIEQLLGSDIRVDLVHTDVGEDAHRVDALREIGSPERLAAGLRDLRLSGAEAVVWACTSGSFAHGWDGAHEQVRSLALAAGLPASSTSFAFVHALQEIEVRRVAVGATYPDDVAALFAGFLRAGGAEVTRVRSSGTVTEAGTWGEAELFALARAADTPDAQALLLPDTALHTVAHIPALEKELGKPVLTANQVTVWECLRLADRRVNAPELGALFTREPIVQV